The following coding sequences lie in one Paracholeplasma manati genomic window:
- a CDS encoding pyrimidine-nucleoside phosphorylase, which translates to MRMLDLITKKRDGYALTKAEIEFIVHGYTQGNIPDYQMSSFLMATYFNGMTDQESTDLAIAMMHSGDTFNLDDIDGIKVDKHSTGGVGDKVTLVLGPLVAACGAKFAKMSGRGLGHTGGTLDKLESIPGYNIVLDEDAFKAQVNKIGISVIGQSKNITPADKKMYALRDVTGTVPSIPLIASSIMSKKLASGADAICLDVKVGNGAFMTDLEEAKKLAILMVQIGKLAGKSVKAILTNMDEPLGFAVGNTLEVIEAIETLKGQGPKDLESVVLEIGSYLLEDAGIASKQAAMDLLKSKLHNGEALNKLVELVKAQGGDASFILNPEKFVKASQILPLVAKEDGYIDSMVTIDIGLAAAFLGAGRETVDGIIDPAVGIVFKKKIGDYVRKGDVILEVHANQKGVQEAMQTLEKSIKIGQQKHEVVLIEGVIL; encoded by the coding sequence ATGAGAATGTTAGATTTAATTACGAAAAAACGCGATGGCTATGCGTTAACGAAAGCCGAAATTGAGTTTATTGTGCATGGGTATACCCAAGGCAATATTCCGGATTATCAAATGTCATCCTTCTTGATGGCCACTTACTTTAATGGGATGACTGACCAAGAGTCTACCGATTTGGCCATCGCCATGATGCACAGCGGTGATACATTCAATTTAGACGATATTGATGGCATCAAAGTCGATAAGCATTCTACCGGTGGTGTGGGTGATAAAGTCACTTTGGTTTTGGGACCATTGGTTGCTGCTTGTGGTGCGAAATTTGCGAAAATGAGCGGACGTGGTTTAGGTCATACCGGTGGTACGTTGGATAAATTGGAATCCATTCCAGGTTACAATATTGTTTTGGATGAAGATGCCTTCAAAGCACAGGTCAATAAGATTGGTATTTCAGTCATTGGACAATCTAAAAATATTACCCCAGCGGATAAGAAAATGTACGCGTTACGCGACGTCACAGGAACTGTCCCTAGTATCCCATTAATCGCATCATCGATCATGTCTAAAAAGCTTGCTTCCGGTGCGGATGCAATTTGCCTAGACGTTAAAGTGGGTAATGGAGCATTCATGACCGATTTAGAAGAAGCGAAAAAATTAGCGATTTTAATGGTTCAAATTGGTAAATTGGCAGGTAAGAGTGTCAAAGCCATTTTGACCAACATGGACGAACCATTGGGCTTTGCAGTTGGTAATACATTGGAAGTCATCGAAGCGATTGAAACATTAAAAGGACAAGGTCCTAAAGACTTAGAGTCTGTTGTTTTAGAAATCGGTTCTTATTTATTAGAAGATGCGGGTATCGCATCCAAACAAGCAGCGATGGATTTATTAAAATCTAAACTTCACAATGGTGAAGCATTGAATAAATTGGTTGAACTTGTCAAAGCACAAGGTGGCGATGCATCCTTCATTTTAAACCCTGAAAAATTCGTTAAAGCCAGCCAAATCTTGCCATTAGTTGCAAAAGAAGATGGCTATATTGATTCGATGGTGACCATCGATATTGGCTTAGCAGCGGCCTTCTTAGGTGCTGGTCGTGAAACCGTGGATGGGATTATCGACCCTGCTGTAGGTATTGTATTTAAAAAGAAGATTGGTGATTATGTCCGTAAAGGTGATGTCATTTTAGAAGTGCATGCCAACCAAAAAGGTGTTCAAGAAGCGATGCAAACCTTAGAAAAATCCATCAAGATTGGACAACAAAAACATGAAGTTGTCTTGATTGAAGGCGTCATTTTATGA
- a CDS encoding histidine phosphatase family protein gives MIIYAIRHGQTDHNLNRIVQGWSDNPLNANGETQAVQLGHFLKEQNSVFDLIVSSPLGRTLKTVEIIQNVMKIKLPVVIEPLFIERNFGVFEGKSVDETMPIIYVKGFKCDGYEHDEALLQRIQQAIQTIYLKYPTKTILLSVHSHVIKSLLILSDPQSYNFQTLLNNGSMCIFNYDGNVLTNLAFNIEAL, from the coding sequence ATGATAATCTACGCCATTCGACACGGACAAACCGATCACAATTTAAATCGCATCGTACAAGGCTGGTCAGACAACCCGCTCAATGCGAATGGAGAGACTCAAGCAGTTCAATTAGGACACTTTCTAAAAGAACAAAACAGTGTGTTTGATCTCATTGTTTCGTCACCTTTAGGTCGAACCTTAAAAACAGTTGAAATCATTCAAAATGTCATGAAAATAAAGTTACCAGTCGTCATTGAACCGTTATTCATCGAAAGAAACTTTGGTGTGTTTGAAGGCAAGTCTGTGGATGAAACGATGCCGATCATCTATGTCAAAGGGTTTAAATGCGATGGATATGAGCATGATGAAGCCTTATTACAGCGCATCCAACAGGCGATTCAAACCATTTATTTAAAATACCCAACTAAAACAATTTTGTTATCAGTACATTCCCACGTCATCAAATCACTACTCATATTATCTGACCCACAGTCTTATAACTTTCAAACATTATTAAATAATGGCAGTATGTGTATTTTCAACTATGATGGAAACGTTTTGACAAATTTAGCATTCAATATTGAAGCACTCTAA
- a CDS encoding SDR family NAD(P)-dependent oxidoreductase yields the protein MSYALITGGAIGLGRAFSDLLADRGYDIIITSRSLDHLATAQKEIQTKYRVKVQIFVGDIAKSEFRDKLIEFVQPYDIDLLINNAGFGHNDLFIDAPLDKEFNMIDVNIKALQHLMKYFYRYFKEKQGGRIINVSSLAGFVPGAYAATYYASKAYVTSLTRAAAYEAKVTKSNVQIQALCPGPLKTQFFETAGTNIKFYKRDPKLAARAVLDAKRVIVVPGFKEKIAHGLLKIMPAGLSVKFAGFGQKRKKMQ from the coding sequence ATGAGTTACGCACTCATCACGGGTGGTGCGATCGGTTTAGGCAGAGCCTTTTCTGATTTATTGGCAGATCGAGGGTATGATATAATCATTACCTCACGTAGCTTAGACCATCTGGCAACCGCACAAAAAGAAATTCAAACCAAATATCGTGTCAAAGTACAAATATTTGTAGGCGATATTGCGAAATCAGAGTTTAGAGATAAACTCATCGAGTTTGTACAACCCTATGATATCGATTTATTGATTAATAATGCTGGTTTCGGTCATAATGACCTATTCATCGATGCGCCTTTGGATAAAGAATTCAACATGATCGATGTAAATATCAAAGCTTTACAACACTTAATGAAGTATTTTTATAGGTATTTCAAAGAAAAACAAGGCGGTAGAATCATCAATGTAAGTTCATTGGCTGGGTTTGTCCCAGGTGCTTATGCAGCTACCTATTATGCGTCAAAAGCCTATGTGACTAGTCTCACTAGAGCAGCGGCTTATGAAGCGAAAGTGACCAAAAGCAATGTTCAAATTCAAGCGTTATGCCCAGGGCCATTAAAAACACAATTTTTTGAAACCGCTGGCACAAATATCAAGTTTTACAAACGTGACCCTAAACTCGCTGCTCGAGCAGTTTTGGATGCGAAAAGGGTTATAGTTGTCCCAGGATTTAAAGAAAAAATTGCCCATGGTTTATTAAAAATCATGCCTGCAGGTTTATCGGTTAAGTTCGCAGGATTTGGCCAAAAAAGAAAGAAAATGCAATAA